In Oxyura jamaicensis isolate SHBP4307 breed ruddy duck chromosome 20, BPBGC_Ojam_1.0, whole genome shotgun sequence, the following are encoded in one genomic region:
- the PSMA7 gene encoding proteasome subunit alpha type-7: protein MSYDRAITVFSPDGHLFQVEYAQEAVKKGSTAVGVRGKDIVVLGVEKKSVAKLQDERTVRKICALDDNVCMAFAGLTADARIVINRARVECQSHRLTVEDPVTVEYITRYIASLKQRYTQSNGRRPFGISALIVGFDFDGTPRLYQTDPSGTYHAWKANAIGRGAKSVREFLEKNYTDEAIETDDLTIKLVIKALLEVVQSGGKNIELAVMRRDQPLKILSPEEIEKYVAEIEKEKEENEKKKQKKTS, encoded by the exons ATGAGCTACGACCGGGCCATCACCGTCTTCTCCCCGGACGGGCACCTCTTCCAGGTGGAGTACGCCCAGGAGGCGGTGAAGAAGGGCTCCACGGCG GTTGGAGTCAGAGGGAAGGATATTGTTGTTCTTGGAGTGGAAAAGAAGTCTGTGGCAAAACTTCAGGATGAAAGGACTGTGCGGAAGATCTGTGCTCTCGATGACAACGTCTGCATGGCTTTTGCAG GGCTCACAGCTGATGCCAGGATAGTTATAAATAGAGCTCGCGTGGAGTGTCAGAGCCACCGGCTGACCGTGGAGGATCCTGTCACCGTGGAGTACATCACACGCTACATCGCCAGCCTGAAGCAG AGGTACACTCAGAGCAACGGTCGCAGACCTTTTGGTATTTCTGCTCTGATTGTGGGATTTGACTTTGATGGAACCCCCCGGCTGTACCAGACCGATCCCTCTGGCACATACCATGCTTGGAAG GCTAATGCCATTGGCAGAGGAGCTAAATCTGTACGTGAATTCCTGGAGAAAAACTACACTGATGAAGCCATTGAAACAGATGATCTAACTATTAAACTCGTTATCAAGGCTCTTCTCGAG GTTGTGCAGTCCGGTGGGAAGAACATCGAGCTGGCTGTTATGAGACGAGATCAGCCGCTGAAG attctAAGCCCCGAAGAAATTGAGAAGTATGTTgctgaaattgaaaaagaaaaggaagaaaatgaaaagaaaaaacagaagaaaacatcatgA
- the SS18L1 gene encoding calcium-responsive transactivator yields the protein MSVAFASARPRGKGEVTQQTIQKMLDENHHLIQCIMDYQSKGKTAECTQYQQILHRNLVYLATIADSNQNMQSLLPAPPTQNINLGPGGMTQSASNQSLHSQSNLSDAIGTGLPPSSLMQSQISNGPNHVSMQQSGQNTMPTTSLSMTVSSHGTGPGYSHTVPASQNVPMQGQGSIGNYVSRTNINMQSNPVSMMHQQAATSHYNSAQGGSQHYQGQSSIAMMSQSNQGNSMMGQRPMGPYRASQQGSSQQYMGQEEYYSEQYSHGQGSSEPMNQQYYPDGHGDYAYQQSSYTEQSYDRSFDDSTQHYYEGGNSQYSQQQAGYQQGAAQQQTYSQQQYPNQQSYPGQQQGYGPAQGASSQYSSYQQGQGQQYGSYRASQTGPSAQQQRPYGYEQGQYGNYQQ from the exons ATGTCGGTCGCCTTTGCTTCTGCTCGCCCGAGGGGCAAAGGGGAGGTCACCCAGCAAACTATccagaag ATGCTAGATGAAAACCACCACCTAATACAATGTATTATGGATTACCAGAGCAAGGGGAAAACTGCAGAATGTACTCA ATACCAACAAATCTTGCACAGAAACCTCGTTTACTTGGCAACAATAGCAGATTCTAACCAGAATATGCAGTCCTTGCTTCCTGCT CCTCCAACGCAAAACATAAACTTGGGCCCAGGAGGAATGACTCAGAGTGCATCCAACCAATCTCTCCATTCACAGAGCAATCTCAGTGATGCAATTGGGACGggccttcctccttcctccctcatGCAGAGTCAGATTAGCAATG GTCCTAATCACGTGTCTATGCAGCAGTCAGGCCAGAACACTATgcccacaacctctctgagtATGACTGTCAGCAGTCATGGAACTGGGCCTGGTTATAGCCATACAGTGCCTGCATCTCAGAATGTGCCAATGCAAGGCCAGGGGTCAATAGGCAATTATGTCTCTCGAACAAACATCAACATGCAGTCTAATCCAG TCTCCATGATGCACCAGCAAGCAGCAACGTCACATTACAACTCGGCACAAGGAGGGAGCCAACACTACCAGGGCCAGTCTTCCATTGCCATGATGAGTCAGAGCAACCAGGGCAACAGTATGATGGGGCAGCGACCGATGGGCCCCTACAGAGCTTCACAGCAAG GTTCCTCACAGCAGTACATGGGTCAGGAAGAATATTACAGTGAACAGTACAGTCATGGACAAGGCTCATCAGAACCTATGAATCAGCAATACTATCCAGACG GACATGGTGATTATGCCTATCAGCAGTCATCCTATACAGAGCAGAGCTATGACAGATCATTCGATGACTCTACACAACACTATTATGAAGGAG gAAATTCTCAgtacagccagcagcaggcaggataCCAACAGGGAGCTGCACAACAGCAAACGTATTCCCAGCAGCAATACCCGAATCAACAGAGTTACCCAGGACAACAGCAAGGATATG GTCCTGCGCAAGGAGCATCTTCACAGTATTCAAGCTACCAACAGGGACAGGGGCAGCAATATGGAAGTTACAGAGCTTCTCAGACAGGACCATCCGCTCAGCAACAGAGGCCTTATGGCTATGAGCAG ggaCAATATGGAAATTATCAGCAATAA
- the MTG2 gene encoding mitochondrial ribosome-associated GTPase 2, whose protein sequence is MSVSRARCEGSGRRGGAEGRWRAVPSRLSFPQRPGLGQGRAAAARPGRGGAMALCGAVALPRSGAVLGGRAAPLLGLLLLGKPAFSTTRVACGKNRRLRQKRAISERKLTRYFVDHRRVRVVGGQGGDGGHSFYSEPRKIFGGPDGGNGGDGGHVVLKADQQMKSLSSVLPFYQGVHGGRGGSRNCYGANGASVYVKVPVGTSVKEDGVVVADLTQHGEEYVAAYGGAGGKGNRFFLSNENRAPMLFTPGEPGQERVLHLELKTTAHAGLVGFPNAGKSSLLRALSNAKPAVAAYPFTTLNPHVGIVHYEDYEQVAVADIPGLIRGAHQNRGLGVAFLRHIERCRFLLYVVDLSVPRPWIQLQDLKYELEQYKNGLSERPCVVIGNKIDLAQSRINLPLLKEQIGDRVIALSALTGDNLEELLLHLRELYDIYVKTEQSRGQRPVKW, encoded by the exons ATGTCGGTGTCGCGGGCTCGCTGTGAGGGCAGCGGCCGCCGGGGCGGGGCTGAGGGGCGGTGGCGGGCGGTGCCTTCCCGCCTTTCCTTCCCTCAacggccggggctggggcaggggcggGCCGCGGCTGCGCGTCCCGGCCGTGGCGGAGCCATGGCGCTGTGTGGGGCCGTGGCGCTGCCCCGGAGCGGGGCTGTCCTGGGCGGCCGGGCCGCTcccctcctggggctgctgctgctggggaagccgGCTTTCTCCACAACGCGCGTCGCGTGCGGGAAGAACAGGCGGCTGAGGCAAAAAAGAGCCATTTCGGAAAGGAAATTG ACACGCTATTTTGTGGATCACCGGAGAGTGCGTGTGGTTGGAGGACAAGGAGGAGACGGAGGTCACTCCTTCTATAGTGAACCTCGAAAAATATTTGGAGGTCCTGATGGTGGAAATGGGGGTGATGGAGGTCATGTTGTTTTGAAAG CCGACCAGCAAATGAAATCTCTTTCTTCAGTCCTCCCTTTCTATCAGGGTGTTcatggagggagaggaggaagcagaaactGTTACGGAGCCAATGGTGCAAGTGTGTATGTTAAA GTCCCTGTAGGTACATCGGTTAAGGAGGACGGGGTGGTTGTAGCTGACCTCACGCAACATGGTGAAGAGTACGTTGCAGCTTatggaggagctggagggaaagggaatcgcttttttctttccaatgaaAACCGAGCTCCAATGTTGTTCACTCCAGGAGAGCCAGGTCAGGAAAGGGTGCTCCATCTGGAACTCAAGACAACAGCTCATGCAGGACTG GTGGGCTTTCCCAACGCTGGGAAATCATCGCTGTTGCGAGCCTTGTCCAACGCGAAGCCAGCAGTGGCTGCCTACCCATTCACAACCCTAAACCCCCACGTTGGCATTGTCCACTATGAAGACTACGAACAAGTGGCAG TTGCTGACATTCCTGGCCTAATAAGGGGTGCTCATCAAAACAGGGGCCTCGGGGTGGCCTTCCTAAGGCACATCGAACGATGCCGCTTTCTCTTGTATGTGGTGGATCTCTCTGTGCCTCGGCCGTGGATTCAGCTGCAAGATTTAAAATACGAACTGGAACAATACAAAAATGGATTGTCGGAGAGGCCGTGTGTTGTCATAGGGAATAAAATTGACCTTGCTCAGTCCAGGATTAATCTCCCACTGCTTAAAGAGCAGATAGGTGACCGGGTCATTGCATTGTCTGCGTTGACAGGAGACAACCTAGAGGAATTGTTGTTGCATTTGAGAGAACTGTATGACATTTATGTGAAGACAGAACAATCACGAGGGCAAAGGCCAGTCAAGTGGTAG